A portion of the Acidobacteriaceae bacterium genome contains these proteins:
- a CDS encoding alpha/beta hydrolase produces the protein MKYQEQRIPQGHGMLRVRDYGGQGDAYVGLHGFPDNLQIFDEWAPLMAEAGKRVITFDFLGFGGSDKTQTMEYSFDQQLTDVKAVADGLGLDKIIPVGHDAGGSVAINFALKNPGRTAEVYLLNCFYGSTPTLKLPELIELFATGSLSGLSSAILADPGQMGWLLDFQGKQFKAHMPIALAKHFDEFLMPIVAENFMQEQSAGPAFATMTASAFPEVKRNDERLAAVQKLDIPFHLIWGELDPYLNIGVAQDLQSKLPHASLVTLPTGHWPQIDDPGAVANAMLSPK, from the coding sequence ATGAAATACCAAGAACAACGCATCCCCCAGGGGCATGGAATGCTCCGGGTCAGAGACTACGGCGGCCAAGGCGACGCGTATGTTGGCCTTCATGGATTCCCGGACAACCTCCAGATATTTGATGAGTGGGCTCCGCTCATGGCCGAAGCCGGCAAGAGGGTTATAACCTTCGACTTCTTGGGATTTGGTGGCTCAGACAAAACCCAGACGATGGAGTACAGCTTTGACCAGCAGTTGACGGATGTGAAAGCGGTAGCAGATGGTCTCGGCTTGGACAAAATCATTCCCGTAGGTCACGATGCCGGAGGTTCCGTCGCAATCAACTTTGCCCTGAAAAACCCTGGCAGGACCGCTGAGGTCTACCTGCTCAACTGCTTCTATGGAAGTACACCCACCCTAAAGCTACCCGAACTCATAGAACTGTTCGCGACCGGAAGCCTATCTGGACTCTCTAGCGCAATTTTGGCCGATCCAGGCCAAATGGGATGGCTACTCGACTTTCAAGGTAAACAGTTCAAAGCGCATATGCCTATCGCTCTGGCAAAGCATTTTGACGAGTTCCTGATGCCAATCGTCGCGGAGAACTTTATGCAAGAGCAAAGCGCGGGTCCTGCCTTTGCGACCATGACAGCGTCTGCTTTCCCAGAGGTGAAACGAAACGACGAACGCTTGGCAGCCGTGCAGAAATTGGACATTCCTTTCCACCTTATCTGGGGGGAGTTGGACCCTTACCTCAATATTGGAGTGGCACAGGATCTCCAGTCCAAGCTGCCGCATGCGTCTCTCGTGACACTACCCACGGGACACTGGCCACAGATTGACGACCCGGGAGCGGTGGCCAATGCCATGCTCTCCCCAAAGTAG
- a CDS encoding sigma-70 family RNA polymerase sigma factor: MQACEELSAGTHSSIDALINRARSGESDAYGELLKRHAALVCRTAYSFVHNNEDVEDIYQEVSLCVFRKLHTFQGASTFSTWLTRIAINASLQRLRQTRRKPVTSFEDLTDDESSFLPLADSAWDPEQLCLDGEQRAQLSRAISRLPPSLQNIACDYVYEQLPILQIAERRGLSLAATKSRAYRARQRLMAILGQQKSTVGHRTSQAHRGGHTWTPIQIVIIGNDEDGHQSTRPQQTSRHIRLNIA; encoded by the coding sequence ATGCAGGCTTGTGAGGAGCTTTCAGCTGGTACGCACAGCAGCATCGACGCGTTGATTAACAGGGCTCGCTCTGGAGAATCCGATGCATACGGAGAACTGCTCAAGCGACATGCGGCACTTGTCTGTCGCACCGCTTATTCATTCGTTCACAACAATGAAGATGTCGAAGACATATATCAAGAGGTCTCGCTCTGCGTGTTCCGAAAGCTCCATACATTCCAGGGTGCGTCGACGTTCTCGACATGGCTGACCCGGATAGCCATCAATGCGAGCTTGCAACGGTTGCGTCAGACACGACGCAAACCAGTTACCTCATTTGAAGATCTGACGGATGATGAATCCTCATTCCTCCCTCTCGCGGACAGTGCGTGGGATCCGGAACAACTCTGTCTGGATGGCGAGCAAAGGGCGCAACTCTCTCGTGCAATATCGCGTCTCCCTCCGAGTTTGCAGAATATTGCTTGCGATTACGTTTATGAGCAACTGCCGATATTGCAAATCGCCGAAAGACGGGGACTCTCCCTGGCTGCCACGAAATCTCGCGCCTATCGAGCTCGACAAAGATTGATGGCAATTCTCGGACAACAGAAAAGCACCGTCGGTCACAGGACGAGTCAAGCGCATAGGGGTGGCCATACATGGACGCCGATTCAGATCGTGATCATCGGGAATGATGAGGATGGGCACCAAAGTACACGCCCGCAGCAGACTTCTCGACACATACGGCTCAATATCGCATGA
- a CDS encoding TetR/AcrR family transcriptional regulator, whose product MRRSKADKAVTHSKIVAVAAKRFRERGLNGIGVADVMKEAGTSVGGFYKHFGSRDELVIEALAEAFKDLDTLERSAEELSAYLLKFISEEHRDTPMTGCAITAFAGEIGHASTGIRTVYTQRVKQTLSYYRDHLKGDEEARRSRAILLLSAGVGGLSLSRAVNDKALSKEILAVLRQELTALADRPVRKRTESKAE is encoded by the coding sequence ATGAGGCGATCAAAGGCAGACAAGGCCGTTACGCACTCGAAGATTGTCGCCGTCGCGGCGAAGCGATTCCGTGAGAGGGGACTCAACGGAATTGGCGTGGCGGACGTGATGAAGGAAGCTGGAACGAGTGTCGGGGGGTTCTATAAGCATTTCGGATCACGTGACGAACTGGTGATTGAGGCTCTTGCCGAGGCATTCAAAGACCTCGACACGCTAGAGCGTTCCGCTGAGGAGCTGTCTGCTTACCTGTTGAAGTTCATATCTGAGGAGCACCGCGACACCCCCATGACAGGCTGCGCGATCACAGCCTTCGCGGGTGAAATCGGACACGCAAGTACGGGTATCCGTACGGTCTACACGCAAAGGGTCAAGCAGACACTCAGCTACTACAGAGACCACCTCAAGGGCGACGAAGAAGCGAGGCGTTCAAGAGCTATTCTGTTGCTGAGTGCGGGTGTCGGTGGGCTTTCGCTTTCCCGAGCCGTCAACGATAAAGCTCTATCGAAGGAAATACTCGCGGTACTGAGGCAAGAGCTTACGGCTCTCGCGGACCGACCTGTACGTAAGAGGACCGAAAGCAAAGCAGAATAG
- a CDS encoding HD domain-containing protein: MRESMNLPQSVYIPDSKLAENITSFIRDNETELLFNHSSRVYHFAALAGLKRNLNFDRELLYAGAMFHDLGLMPKFSSEFERFEVDGANAARSFLEQYGIDSIDIEHVWTGIALHTTPGIPQHMHPVIALVTAGVEMDVLGLTHAQYSDEEREAVVKMFPRSADFKEDIIQAFYDDIKTKPETTFGNVKADVLADKSVSYKRGNFCAVIRNSAWRS, from the coding sequence ATGCGAGAATCAATGAATCTACCGCAATCCGTATATATTCCTGACAGTAAGCTTGCGGAAAACATTACCTCGTTCATCCGTGATAACGAGACAGAACTTTTGTTCAACCATTCGAGCAGGGTGTATCATTTCGCCGCCCTGGCAGGCCTGAAGCGAAACCTGAATTTTGACCGGGAGCTTCTATACGCGGGTGCAATGTTCCATGATCTTGGCCTAATGCCGAAGTTCAGCAGTGAATTCGAACGGTTCGAAGTCGATGGAGCCAACGCCGCTCGAAGTTTTCTTGAACAATACGGTATTGATTCGATCGATATCGAGCATGTGTGGACAGGTATTGCACTTCACACGACTCCCGGTATCCCGCAGCATATGCACCCTGTCATCGCTCTGGTCACTGCAGGAGTCGAGATGGATGTACTCGGTCTTACCCACGCGCAATATAGCGATGAAGAGCGTGAGGCAGTGGTCAAGATGTTCCCGAGATCCGCCGATTTCAAAGAAGATATCATCCAAGCGTTCTATGACGACATCAAGACCAAGCCCGAGACCACATTTGGGAATGTGAAGGCGGACGTGCTTGCGGACAAAAGCGTCAGCTACAAGCGTGGAAATTTCTGCGCGGTGATTCGGAACTCCGCTTGGCGCAGCTAG
- a CDS encoding catalase: protein MNKLTTAFGAPVVDNQNIQTAGPRGPALLQDIWFLEMLAHFDREVIPERRMHAKGAGAFGTFTVTHDITQYTRAKIFSEIGKQTPMFVRFSTVAGERGAADAERDIRGFAMKFYTDEGNWDLVGNNTPVFFLRDPLKFPDLNHAIKRDPKTGMRSADNNWDFWSLLPEALHQVTIVMSDRGIPKSFRHMHGFGSHTFSFINEQNERHWVKFTLKTQQGIQNITDAVATALIGNDRESHQRDLFKSIEDGDFPKWTLYVQVMPEKDAETYRIHPFDLTKVWPHGDYPLIEVGVMELNRNPENFFADVEQAAFSPANVVPGIGFSPDKMLQGRLFSYGDTQRYRLGVNYSQIPVNAPKCPFHSYHRDGKTRVDGNVGAATSYEPNSKGEWLEQLDFREPSLQGLGAADHWNFRDDDDDYYSQPRALFLMFSSEERERLFANTARALFGARPEVQQRHIGNCEKAHPEYGAGVRHAIELLKGTKSPTTEHL from the coding sequence GTGAACAAACTGACTACAGCATTCGGCGCGCCAGTAGTGGATAACCAAAACATCCAAACGGCAGGACCCCGCGGTCCAGCGTTACTCCAGGACATCTGGTTTTTGGAAATGCTCGCTCATTTTGACAGGGAGGTTATTCCTGAAAGACGGATGCACGCGAAGGGTGCGGGAGCGTTCGGCACTTTTACCGTGACACACGACATTACCCAATACACACGCGCAAAGATTTTTTCTGAAATTGGCAAACAAACGCCAATGTTTGTTCGTTTCTCTACTGTGGCAGGAGAGCGAGGCGCTGCTGATGCCGAGCGCGATATCCGTGGTTTTGCGATGAAGTTCTACACAGACGAGGGCAACTGGGATCTGGTTGGTAATAATACACCGGTTTTTTTTCTGCGCGATCCGCTGAAGTTTCCAGACTTGAACCACGCAATCAAGCGCGACCCGAAAACCGGGATGCGTAGCGCAGACAATAATTGGGACTTCTGGAGCCTCCTCCCTGAAGCACTACATCAGGTCACCATCGTTATGAGCGATCGCGGTATCCCAAAATCGTTTCGGCATATGCATGGTTTTGGCAGTCATACATTCAGCTTTATCAACGAGCAGAACGAACGGCATTGGGTGAAGTTCACGTTGAAGACGCAGCAAGGGATTCAGAACATCACGGATGCAGTAGCGACTGCACTCATTGGCAACGATCGTGAAAGCCACCAGCGTGATCTCTTCAAGAGCATCGAAGACGGTGATTTTCCGAAATGGACGTTATACGTTCAGGTCATGCCGGAAAAAGACGCCGAGACGTACCGGATTCATCCTTTCGACCTGACTAAGGTCTGGCCGCACGGAGACTATCCATTGATTGAGGTCGGGGTGATGGAGTTGAACCGAAATCCTGAGAACTTCTTCGCTGACGTGGAACAGGCCGCATTCTCACCAGCCAACGTTGTACCGGGCATCGGCTTTTCGCCGGACAAGATGCTGCAGGGCAGGCTGTTCTCATATGGCGACACCCAGCGATACCGGCTAGGGGTCAACTACAGCCAAATTCCCGTGAACGCGCCAAAATGTCCGTTTCACAGCTATCACCGTGATGGCAAGACACGAGTCGATGGAAATGTGGGCGCTGCGACCAGTTACGAGCCGAATAGCAAGGGTGAATGGCTTGAACAGCTCGATTTCCGAGAGCCCTCGCTTCAAGGCTTGGGCGCGGCGGATCATTGGAACTTTCGTGATGATGACGACGATTACTACTCTCAGCCAAGAGCGTTATTCCTCATGTTTAGTAGTGAAGAACGTGAAAGATTATTCGCAAACACAGCCCGCGCGCTCTTCGGAGCCCGGCCAGAAGTGCAACAACGTCACATTGGCAACTGCGAGAAAGCCCACCCCGAATACGGTGCCGGTGTGCGGCATGCGATTGAGCTACTTAAGGGAACCAAATCTCCGACTACCGAACACTTGTAG
- a CDS encoding alpha/beta hydrolase — protein sequence MSFVQAKDGTRIFYKDWGKGQPIVFSHGWPLSSDAWDAQMIYFGQLGYRVIAHDRRSHGRSDQTWDGNDMDTYADDLATLIDHLDLAGAVLIGHSTGGGEVARYVGRHGTKRVRKAVLIGAVPPIMLKTEANPGGLPKDVFDAIRKGVLDYRSQYYMDLTMPFYGYNREGAHVSQGIRNHFWLQGMLGGIKGHYDCIQQFSETDFTEDLKKMSIPTLLLQGEDDQIVPYEDASVRAAKILPNTTLKIYPGYPHGMAETHSQAINADILNFLKS from the coding sequence ATGAGCTTTGTTCAGGCGAAAGACGGTACAAGAATTTTCTACAAGGACTGGGGCAAGGGACAGCCGATCGTGTTCAGTCACGGCTGGCCGCTCAGTTCGGACGCGTGGGACGCCCAGATGATCTATTTCGGGCAGCTGGGATATCGCGTCATTGCACACGACCGCAGAAGCCACGGCCGTTCCGATCAGACGTGGGACGGCAATGATATGGACACGTACGCCGATGACCTCGCGACCCTCATCGATCACCTGGATCTCGCAGGGGCGGTGCTGATTGGCCATTCCACAGGTGGTGGAGAAGTTGCTCGTTACGTCGGTCGGCATGGAACCAAGCGTGTACGTAAGGCAGTGCTGATCGGAGCTGTTCCGCCAATCATGCTCAAAACAGAGGCGAATCCTGGAGGCCTTCCGAAGGACGTCTTCGATGCCATCCGCAAAGGTGTCCTGGACTATCGCTCCCAGTACTACATGGATCTCACGATGCCGTTCTATGGCTACAATCGCGAAGGCGCTCATGTCTCACAGGGGATCCGCAATCACTTCTGGCTGCAGGGGATGCTCGGAGGAATCAAGGGCCACTACGACTGCATTCAACAGTTCTCAGAGACGGACTTTACCGAGGACCTCAAGAAGATGTCCATTCCCACCCTGCTCCTGCAAGGAGAAGATGATCAAATTGTTCCTTATGAAGATGCAAGTGTAAGAGCGGCGAAGATCCTTCCAAATACCACTCTCAAGATCTATCCGGGATATCCGCATGGGATGGCTGAAACGCATTCACAAGCGATCAATGCAGACATTCTCAATTTTCTCAAGAGCTAG
- a CDS encoding AraC family transcriptional regulator, protein MTNIQPGYLESHRSSFQPSPEVLVCQTEQAGRLIYIGNGHKDLKSATEPTLHVGLSAASVASYVAMFEDVDGSDPDNIDLHVEIRMLTRFLPVHRHPPSLHAIKTEDLVVIGLARELLSVGAFSKREPELLKRAASLLCARLADLVFERETSSGPRGFEMWQLEIIHAQLAEDAEEVSRIAMIADRCGLSVCHFSRLFKASFGSSFHQFRLKARINHAREKLAASDQSISQIALECGFADQSCLTRRFTGEMGISPGLWRRQNKLIATPASGGVPSPRLWAAT, encoded by the coding sequence ATGACGAACATCCAACCCGGATATCTGGAGTCACATCGTTCGAGTTTCCAGCCATCCCCTGAGGTGCTTGTTTGCCAAACGGAGCAAGCTGGGCGCCTGATCTACATCGGGAACGGACACAAGGATTTAAAGAGCGCCACAGAGCCAACTCTTCACGTTGGACTTTCAGCAGCCAGCGTCGCAAGCTACGTGGCAATGTTTGAAGACGTCGATGGGAGCGATCCAGACAATATCGATCTGCACGTCGAGATTCGAATGCTGACACGGTTTCTCCCCGTGCACCGACATCCACCGTCACTTCATGCGATAAAGACGGAAGACCTCGTGGTTATCGGCCTCGCGCGAGAACTGCTCTCTGTGGGGGCTTTCAGCAAGCGTGAGCCTGAGCTTCTCAAACGAGCAGCATCTTTGCTTTGCGCTCGTTTAGCGGATCTCGTGTTCGAACGCGAGACGTCATCAGGCCCTCGAGGTTTTGAGATGTGGCAGCTCGAAATAATTCATGCGCAACTTGCCGAAGACGCAGAAGAAGTCAGCCGAATTGCCATGATCGCGGATCGATGTGGACTGTCAGTATGTCACTTCTCACGGCTCTTTAAGGCTTCGTTCGGCTCATCATTCCATCAATTCCGATTAAAAGCGCGTATCAATCATGCCCGTGAGAAACTCGCTGCGTCCGATCAATCCATCTCCCAGATTGCACTGGAGTGTGGCTTTGCTGATCAGTCATGCTTAACGAGGCGCTTCACAGGTGAGATGGGAATTTCGCCAGGATTGTGGAGGCGACAGAATAAGTTGATAGCGACACCAGCCTCAGGCGGTGTGCCATCACCGCGCTTATGGGCGGCCACATGA
- a CDS encoding AraC family transcriptional regulator, producing MKPLQQKTLSRRIGSVPLTFAMDMRGDRFNSTGSRISLRVSLPLPGAEIRIAAGIIAVLVQIEPEARLASQGAAKSYLAGKAGDTCSFSSGTHVITEVFSVGTVMRFDVARADFKTFAQVECRADVCTFEIPAGRQDPTLLFFAKAIRPLLLARAMSREFSRHFTSTFYSHLLVAYAVAGVDVARFSGGFSPRNHAKIIALLAEDTRAKLSLKGCASACALSERHFARVFHESYGIPFHKFQLNKRINRAKHLLMETDLPLKVIATHAGYADQSTFTESFTRESGLAPGRYRRLHQSVADTSMTHPR from the coding sequence ATGAAGCCTCTACAACAAAAGACTCTCTCTCGAAGGATTGGCAGCGTTCCCCTGACGTTTGCCATGGATATGCGTGGGGATAGGTTCAACTCCACTGGCTCTCGAATCTCCCTGCGCGTATCTCTGCCGCTTCCTGGTGCGGAAATCCGTATTGCTGCGGGAATAATTGCGGTACTCGTACAGATTGAACCAGAAGCTAGACTGGCGTCCCAAGGTGCGGCTAAGTCGTATCTGGCGGGGAAGGCCGGCGATACTTGTTCCTTTTCATCAGGTACTCATGTAATTACCGAAGTATTCAGTGTCGGAACGGTCATGCGATTTGACGTGGCCAGAGCCGATTTCAAGACATTTGCGCAGGTTGAATGTCGCGCGGATGTTTGTACGTTTGAGATACCGGCAGGCCGACAGGATCCCACGTTACTATTCTTCGCAAAGGCAATACGGCCGTTGCTTTTAGCGAGGGCTATGTCCAGGGAGTTCTCGCGCCACTTCACTTCCACTTTCTACAGCCATCTTCTTGTGGCTTATGCGGTGGCGGGTGTCGATGTCGCCCGATTTTCTGGTGGCTTTTCTCCAAGAAATCACGCGAAGATCATTGCGCTCCTCGCAGAAGACACCCGGGCCAAGCTCTCTCTAAAGGGTTGTGCAAGTGCATGTGCTCTGTCTGAGAGGCATTTCGCAAGAGTGTTCCATGAGAGCTACGGAATTCCGTTCCACAAATTCCAGTTGAACAAACGGATTAACCGAGCGAAGCACTTGCTCATGGAAACTGATCTTCCATTGAAAGTGATCGCAACTCACGCCGGATACGCCGACCAATCGACATTTACGGAAAGCTTTACAAGAGAGAGCGGATTGGCCCCGGGTCGCTATCGCCGACTTCATCAATCGGTTGCAGACACCAGCATGACGCATCCCCGTTAG
- a CDS encoding response regulator transcription factor, with amino-acid sequence MGKQSLIRVVCADDHPLIRDGIAFALSQERDMLLVAEAQDGVEAVESFKRWQPDIMLLDLQMPRMNGLEVLSALEAHLGRSKVIVLTTFSGDSQAEKALRRGAAGYLLKDALRTQLMDTIRCVHAGQKKIPPTIAMELAQHLHSQELSQRELEVLRGAAAGCSNKMIADRLNLTEQTVKGYMKSIFAKLGASDRTHAVVIAMKRGILEPHT; translated from the coding sequence ATGGGTAAACAATCGCTAATTCGAGTGGTGTGTGCGGATGATCACCCTCTTATACGCGACGGCATAGCGTTCGCGCTCTCCCAAGAGAGGGACATGTTACTTGTTGCGGAGGCACAGGATGGCGTCGAGGCGGTCGAGTCCTTCAAGAGGTGGCAGCCCGACATCATGCTCTTGGATCTACAAATGCCGCGCATGAACGGACTGGAGGTCCTTTCGGCTCTCGAAGCACATCTGGGACGATCCAAGGTGATCGTGTTGACGACCTTCTCAGGTGACTCGCAGGCGGAGAAGGCCTTAAGACGTGGCGCCGCAGGGTACTTGTTGAAGGATGCATTGCGCACGCAGTTAATGGATACGATTCGTTGCGTGCACGCAGGCCAGAAAAAGATTCCACCCACCATCGCGATGGAACTTGCCCAACACTTGCACTCACAAGAACTATCCCAACGAGAACTAGAAGTGCTTCGCGGTGCCGCTGCAGGCTGCTCAAATAAAATGATCGCGGATCGCCTCAATCTGACAGAGCAGACCGTCAAGGGATACATGAAAAGCATTTTCGCAAAACTTGGTGCAAGCGATAGAACTCACGCAGTAGTCATCGCCATGAAACGAGGCATTCTAGAGCCGCACACGTGA
- a CDS encoding cupin domain-containing protein: protein MGQATVTVVSHDTTDDAGDPITYISTPNPEVTSAIVALPPGGKTDWMTHPCPGYLYVLEGELTVEFEDGHHLIFKTGQAFMQARTKWHRGINSGKGQMRFLAVFYGAKGMPQVLNPPHGPAASRP, encoded by the coding sequence ATGGGACAAGCGACGGTTACGGTCGTTTCTCATGACACTACCGATGACGCTGGAGATCCAATAACATACATCTCCACTCCAAATCCAGAGGTCACCTCCGCTATTGTTGCCCTTCCCCCAGGAGGAAAGACGGATTGGATGACGCATCCCTGCCCCGGATATCTTTATGTGCTGGAGGGCGAATTGACCGTCGAGTTTGAAGACGGACATCATCTCATCTTCAAAACCGGCCAAGCGTTCATGCAAGCCCGTACGAAATGGCATCGTGGCATCAATTCCGGTAAGGGCCAGATGCGTTTCCTCGCCGTGTTCTATGGTGCAAAAGGGATGCCGCAAGTATTGAATCCACCTCACGGCCCCGCCGCATCTCGGCCTTAG
- a CDS encoding rhodanese-like domain-containing protein, with the protein MILRRFEVPGLAHYSYLIASDGHAVVVDPQRDVALYMDFARAKGLRIDHVVETHIHADYASGAPALAGATSATLWLSGHDIDEQFEYAMPHSEVRDGNEVLFGKLKLVAVHTPGHTPEHLSFLLYERQGCGQPLGILSGDFLLIGSLGRPDLLGESEKQALAAQLFHSAQTRIADVPDGTIVYPGHGAGSLCGVGIAERPESTVGYERQCNPFMIPSTQDSFVSKILGSVPQFPPYYKRMKELNSKGFPTLDQLPGGVSLTAAETLKELELGALMLDVRSADAFGGVHIPGSFNIGAGPNLSLWAGWVLPYEGKILLVGDDSSGDLLDVRKSLIRVGHDETFGYLRGGINAWIAAGLEQAHLPQISVGELQKAALSGEFVLDVRSPAEWKSAHIASAVHIPLGDLSERIDEIPRDATIHVICGSGYRSSIACSILQRASLPEIRNTMGGMAAWFAQKLPTIPG; encoded by the coding sequence ATGATCTTACGACGCTTTGAGGTTCCGGGGCTAGCGCACTATTCATACCTGATTGCATCTGACGGACACGCTGTCGTCGTCGATCCACAACGTGATGTCGCTCTTTATATGGATTTCGCCAGAGCAAAAGGTTTGAGGATCGATCATGTAGTGGAGACCCACATTCACGCGGATTACGCGTCCGGGGCACCGGCTCTGGCCGGGGCAACAAGCGCGACTCTTTGGCTGAGCGGTCACGATATAGACGAGCAATTCGAATATGCAATGCCGCATTCGGAAGTCAGAGACGGCAACGAAGTGCTTTTCGGAAAGTTAAAACTGGTTGCAGTTCACACTCCTGGACACACGCCAGAGCATCTGAGTTTCCTTTTGTATGAGCGACAGGGATGCGGCCAGCCACTCGGCATTTTGAGTGGTGACTTTCTTTTGATCGGCTCATTGGGGCGGCCAGATTTGCTCGGCGAATCGGAGAAGCAAGCTCTTGCCGCGCAATTGTTCCATAGTGCGCAGACCAGGATCGCGGACGTGCCCGATGGGACCATCGTCTATCCAGGTCACGGAGCAGGTTCGTTGTGCGGCGTAGGAATCGCCGAGCGCCCAGAGTCAACGGTTGGATATGAACGGCAATGCAACCCGTTCATGATTCCCAGCACACAGGACTCCTTTGTTTCGAAGATTCTTGGGTCGGTGCCACAGTTTCCTCCCTACTACAAACGAATGAAAGAGCTGAACTCGAAGGGATTCCCAACTCTGGACCAGCTCCCCGGTGGCGTTTCCCTGACGGCTGCCGAGACGCTTAAAGAACTGGAGCTAGGAGCGTTGATGCTGGACGTGAGAAGTGCAGACGCTTTTGGAGGAGTTCATATACCCGGATCATTCAATATCGGAGCTGGCCCCAACCTTTCCCTTTGGGCGGGGTGGGTCCTTCCCTATGAAGGTAAAATCCTGCTCGTGGGCGACGATTCTTCCGGCGATCTCCTTGATGTTCGGAAGTCGCTGATCCGTGTGGGCCATGACGAGACCTTTGGCTATCTCCGGGGTGGAATCAATGCTTGGATAGCCGCGGGCCTTGAGCAAGCGCATCTTCCCCAAATCTCTGTAGGTGAGTTGCAGAAAGCTGCCCTCAGTGGGGAGTTCGTACTCGATGTGAGGAGCCCAGCCGAATGGAAATCTGCGCATATAGCATCGGCTGTTCACATTCCTCTTGGAGACTTGTCGGAACGAATCGATGAGATACCGCGCGATGCCACGATCCACGTTATCTGTGGGAGTGGCTATCGATCAAGCATCGCCTGCAGCATCCTTCAGAGGGCATCACTTCCGGAAATTCGCAACACAATGGGCGGCATGGCTGCGTGGTTCGCTCAAAAATTGCCAACGATTCCGGGCTGA
- a CDS encoding sulfite exporter TauE/SafE family protein, with protein MLVINTIGAIFLGVAVGTISGLVGIGGGAFLIPALVAFYGMSQLRAQGTSIAILLLPIGVLAFWKYQKAGHVDFRIALLVAVGFMLGGWIGGSVAQQLPPLVMRRTFAVLMMLLALRMGFSR; from the coding sequence ATGCTTGTCATCAACACGATCGGCGCGATATTCCTGGGTGTCGCGGTAGGAACTATTTCTGGACTTGTAGGGATCGGCGGCGGAGCATTTCTGATCCCGGCGTTGGTTGCGTTTTATGGGATGTCGCAGTTACGTGCTCAGGGCACATCGATCGCGATCCTGCTTCTACCAATTGGCGTGTTGGCGTTTTGGAAGTATCAGAAGGCAGGTCACGTTGACTTTCGCATCGCACTCCTCGTGGCCGTCGGATTCATGCTCGGCGGCTGGATTGGGGGCTCCGTGGCTCAACAACTGCCCCCTTTGGTGATGCGGAGAACGTTTGCCGTTCTCATGATGCTGCTGGCACTTCGGATGGGCTTCTCTCGATAG